The Diospyros lotus cultivar Yz01 chromosome 15, ASM1463336v1, whole genome shotgun sequence genome has a window encoding:
- the LOC127792290 gene encoding uncharacterized protein LOC127792290 — MSSTSKAWIVAASVGAVEALKDQGFCRWNYTIRSMHHHAKAKLARSFSPASSLSSSSSPASSSSRSVRGEKANKQSEEESLRKLVYLTCWGPYN, encoded by the coding sequence ATGAGTTCGACAAGCAAAGCGTGGATCGTGGCGGCGAGCGTCGGGGCGGTGGAGGCGCTGAAGGATCAGGGATTCTGTAGGTGGAACTACACCATACGGTCGATGCACCACCACGCCAAGGCCAAACTTGCCAGGTCCTTCTCCCCGGCCAGCagcctctcttcttcctcttctccggCGTCGTCGAGCAGCAGATCAGTGAGGGGGGAGAAGGCCAACAAGCAATCCGAGGAGGAGTCTCTGAGGAAGCTCGTGTACTTGACCTGCTGGGGTCCCTATAATTAA
- the LOC127791365 gene encoding uncharacterized protein LOC127791365, giving the protein MASASRAWMVAAAVGVVEALKDQGFCRWNYTIRSVHQHAKTNLRSFSQARKLSSPTTAVVSSSSKLAMEKAKQSEESLRKVMYLSCWGPN; this is encoded by the coding sequence ATGGCGTCGGCGAGCAGAGCTTGGATGGTGGCGGCCGCCGTGGGGGTGGTGGAGGCGCTGAAGGATCAGGGATTCTGTAGGTGGAACTACACCATAAGATCCGTACACCAGCACGCCAAGACCAATCTCAGGTCCTTCTCTCAGGCGAGGAAGCTGTCTTCTCCGACGACGGCCGTGGTGTCGTCTTCGAGCAAGTTAGCGATGGAGAAGGCCAAGCAGTCGGAGGAGTCGCTGAGAAAAGTCATGTACTTGAGCTGTTGGGGTCCCAACTGA